A genomic window from Promicromonospora sukumoe includes:
- a CDS encoding cytochrome P450 — protein METVVVRAAPVELAGLTGLTPLSATTGGTDSQEIYDVLRSRWGVVAPVDMEPGVPVWLVMGHAEICEITRNESQFSRDPRNWRWHYDGLLSERSALLGISPREPRNSSYHHDGERRRRLRQPLDDALEALPEKLVVAQVEEVSRRLVEELGSSGEADLVPHWAKKVGFLAVTALFGFDQDTAEQMMADSAHIMNHTSEAPQARDRMGRNLMAHVQDRKTTAGADLTSSFVRHPSFHDDREIADSMSVPLIAASEFLTAWIALTLRLLLTDQRFAARWTGGRIALDEALDEVLWREAPAANPPLPRYAMNDLELDGKLVRKGDALIMAVAAANQDPLVHTGNMWDEVGNRAHLAWGVGPHRCPASRQARIIARVAISRLLTELDLELAVEDHDLAWVPSPWVRHPQALPVRYSRARSSGTEIYEVAR, from the coding sequence ATGGAGACAGTGGTCGTTCGGGCGGCGCCCGTCGAGCTCGCGGGCCTGACCGGGCTCACCCCCCTGTCGGCGACGACGGGTGGCACGGACTCGCAGGAGATCTACGACGTGCTGCGGTCCAGGTGGGGCGTCGTGGCGCCCGTCGACATGGAGCCGGGCGTGCCCGTGTGGCTGGTCATGGGGCACGCGGAGATCTGCGAGATCACGCGGAACGAGTCGCAGTTCTCCCGCGACCCGCGCAACTGGCGCTGGCACTACGACGGGCTGCTGTCGGAGCGGTCGGCGCTACTCGGGATCTCGCCGCGGGAGCCGCGCAACTCGTCGTACCACCATGACGGGGAGCGCCGTCGTCGGCTGCGCCAGCCGCTGGACGACGCGCTGGAGGCGCTGCCGGAGAAGCTGGTGGTGGCGCAGGTCGAGGAGGTCAGCCGGCGGCTGGTCGAGGAGCTCGGCTCCAGCGGCGAGGCCGACCTGGTCCCGCACTGGGCCAAGAAGGTGGGCTTCCTCGCGGTGACGGCGCTGTTCGGCTTCGACCAGGACACGGCGGAGCAGATGATGGCCGACTCGGCGCACATCATGAACCACACGAGCGAGGCGCCGCAGGCGCGCGACCGGATGGGCCGCAACCTGATGGCGCACGTCCAGGACCGGAAGACGACGGCGGGGGCGGACCTGACGTCGTCGTTCGTGCGGCACCCGAGCTTCCACGACGACCGGGAGATCGCGGACTCGATGTCGGTGCCGCTGATCGCGGCCAGCGAGTTCCTCACGGCGTGGATCGCCCTGACCCTGCGGCTGCTGCTCACGGACCAGCGGTTCGCCGCGCGCTGGACGGGCGGCCGGATCGCCCTGGACGAGGCGCTGGACGAGGTGCTGTGGCGCGAGGCGCCCGCCGCGAACCCGCCGCTGCCCCGGTACGCGATGAACGACCTGGAGCTCGACGGCAAGCTGGTCCGCAAGGGTGACGCGCTGATCATGGCGGTGGCCGCGGCGAACCAGGACCCGCTGGTGCACACCGGCAACATGTGGGACGAGGTCGGCAACCGGGCGCACCTGGCCTGGGGCGTGGGGCCGCACCGCTGCCCGGCGTCGCGCCAGGCGCGGATCATCGCGCGCGTGGCGATCAGCCGGCTGCTGACCGAGCTCGACCTGGAGCTGGCGGTCGAGGACCACGACCTGGCGTGGGTGCCGTCG
- a CDS encoding ATP-binding protein produces MAASRNPFKPSAGATPPHLVGRDDQIAAVADGLDEGPGSPGRLTIFTGARGVGKTTLLNAVDDVALEHGWLFVDETATTGLMGRLDEHVSHMLEERRPRPKRRLTGINLPASFGGVSTELTPELSAGLRRKLNALLDDLERHDSGLLLTIDEVHVSLPDMREIAALAQHMVREQRQFALVMAGLPSAVSGLLSDGVLTFLRRADKHVLGDVSIDEVHDALVATFEENGRAMTPEASELAAEATFGYPFLIQLVGYHVWRATDGGVADLDAVDAGISAARRRLGSLVHETALADLSDLDRTFLVAMSVDDGPSQMADLRRRMGEVSPQHANTYRRRLMAAGMIEQVSHGKVAFALPYLRDFLREHGAAYGLGPDEL; encoded by the coding sequence ATGGCGGCGTCGAGGAACCCGTTCAAACCGTCGGCCGGTGCCACGCCACCCCATCTGGTGGGCCGCGACGACCAGATCGCCGCGGTGGCCGACGGGCTCGACGAGGGGCCGGGCTCGCCTGGACGGCTCACGATCTTCACGGGTGCACGCGGTGTGGGCAAGACGACCCTGCTGAATGCGGTCGACGACGTCGCGCTGGAACACGGATGGCTGTTCGTCGACGAGACGGCGACCACGGGCCTCATGGGCAGGCTCGACGAGCACGTCAGCCACATGCTGGAGGAGCGCCGGCCGCGCCCCAAGCGACGTCTGACAGGTATCAACCTGCCGGCGTCGTTCGGTGGGGTCTCTACCGAGCTGACCCCCGAGCTTTCCGCGGGGCTGCGGCGCAAGCTCAACGCGCTGCTCGACGACCTCGAACGCCACGACTCCGGTCTGCTGCTCACGATCGACGAGGTGCACGTCTCGCTGCCGGACATGCGGGAGATCGCGGCTCTCGCCCAGCACATGGTGCGGGAGCAACGCCAGTTCGCGCTCGTGATGGCCGGTCTTCCGTCCGCGGTGTCCGGCCTGTTGTCGGACGGCGTCCTGACCTTCCTGCGGCGAGCGGACAAGCACGTGCTGGGTGACGTGAGCATCGACGAGGTGCACGACGCCCTGGTCGCCACGTTCGAGGAGAACGGCCGGGCGATGACTCCGGAAGCGAGCGAGCTGGCCGCCGAGGCCACGTTCGGCTACCCGTTCCTGATCCAGCTCGTGGGCTATCACGTCTGGCGTGCCACCGACGGGGGCGTCGCCGACCTCGACGCCGTGGACGCGGGGATCAGCGCGGCGCGTCGTCGGCTGGGCAGCCTGGTCCACGAGACGGCGCTCGCCGACCTCTCCGACCTGGACCGGACCTTCCTCGTCGCCATGTCCGTCGACGACGGCCCGTCGCAGATGGCGGACCTGCGACGGCGGATGGGCGAGGTGAGCCCGCAGCATGCCAACACCTACCGTCGGCGACTGATGGCGGCCGGCATGATCGAGCAGGTGTCGCACGGCAAGGTCGCGTTCGCGCTGCCCTACCTCCGGGACTTCCTGCGGGAGCACGGCGCCGCCTACGGACTGGGGCCCGACGAGCTCTGA
- the era gene encoding GTPase Era gives MSEQPAVRQTAEHRSGFACLVGRPNAGKSTLTNALVGQKVAIMSARPQTTRHTIRGIVHRPDAQLVLVDTPGLHRPRTLLGERLNDLVRDTLSEVDVIAFCLPADQKVGPGDRYIAAQLAELMTGRRGVPVVAVVTKADLVPRPDLVEHLLSVEQLAKSVDREWADIVPVSAKDGYQVEELEAVLISHLPEGPDLYPDGELTDEPEAVMVAELVREAALEGVRDELPHSLAVVVEEIVEREGSGDPAKGKPPLLDVRVNLFVERDSQKAIIIGRGGSRLRSVGTEARQGIEKLLGTRVYLDLHVKVAKDWQRDPKQLRRLGF, from the coding sequence TTGAGCGAGCAGCCCGCAGTGCGACAGACCGCCGAGCACCGGAGCGGGTTCGCCTGCCTGGTGGGCCGCCCCAACGCCGGCAAGTCGACCCTGACGAACGCGCTGGTGGGGCAGAAGGTCGCGATCATGTCGGCGCGGCCGCAGACCACCCGGCACACCATCCGCGGGATCGTGCACCGGCCGGACGCGCAGCTCGTGCTCGTGGACACCCCGGGTCTGCACCGGCCCCGCACGCTGCTGGGCGAGCGGCTCAACGACCTGGTGCGCGACACGCTCTCCGAGGTGGACGTCATCGCGTTCTGCCTGCCCGCGGACCAGAAGGTGGGCCCCGGCGACCGCTACATCGCGGCGCAGCTCGCCGAGCTGATGACGGGGCGCCGCGGCGTGCCCGTCGTCGCCGTCGTGACCAAGGCCGACCTGGTGCCGCGCCCCGACCTGGTGGAGCACCTGCTCTCCGTCGAGCAGCTCGCGAAGTCCGTGGACCGCGAGTGGGCCGACATCGTGCCCGTCTCGGCCAAGGACGGGTACCAGGTCGAGGAGCTCGAGGCCGTCCTGATCTCCCACCTGCCCGAGGGTCCCGACCTGTACCCGGACGGCGAGCTGACCGACGAGCCCGAGGCCGTCATGGTGGCTGAGCTGGTGCGCGAGGCCGCCCTGGAGGGCGTGCGCGACGAGCTGCCGCACTCGCTTGCCGTGGTCGTCGAGGAGATCGTCGAGCGCGAGGGCTCGGGCGACCCGGCCAAGGGGAAGCCGCCGCTCCTGGACGTGCGCGTCAATCTGTTCGTGGAGCGCGACTCGCAGAAGGCGATCATCATCGGGCGCGGCGGGTCCCGGCTGCGGTCCGTCGGCACCGAGGCGCGGCAGGGCATCGAGAAGCTGCTGGGCACGCGCGTCTACCTCGACCTGCACGTCAAGGTCGCCAAGGACTGGCAGCGCGACCCGAAGCAGCTGCGCCGGCTGGGCTTCTGA